The Acidobacteriota bacterium genome contains the following window.
AGTACGGCTCTGCTTAGCGGTCGAGTACCCAACCAGGATCTAAAAACACGCGCAGAAAAGATTGCAAAGACGGTCAGGGGAATCCGCAGTGTCATCAATAATATTGTCGTGCAGGAGTAACAGACCTTGACGACCGGCTAGTACTGGGCATGGACTGGTGCCATCGCCTAATTTACACACGATCGTAAAAAAGGAGGGGAGATGAACGCATACGACCTGTTGAAGGAAGACCACAAAAAGGTTGCCGCTATTTTCGAGAAACTGGAGCCAACCACCGAACGAGCATTAAAGACCCGAGAGGAACTATTCAATAAGCTCAACAGTGAGCTAGAAGTTCACGCGGCCGTCGAGGAGCAGATCCTTTACCCCGTCCTCAAGGAAGCTGCGGAAACGCGTGAAATCACCTTCGAAGCGTTTGAGGAACACCGTGTTGTCAAAGAGCTGCTGAAAGAACTCAGCACCACGCCGAAGGACACCGAGGAGTGGACGGCTAAACTGACGGTCCTCAAAGAGAACGTCGAGCATCACGTCGAAGAGGAAGAGGAAGAGATGTTCAAGAAGGCCCGCAAGGTCCTGACTGACAAGGAAGCGGACGAACTCGGCGCTCGAATGCAAGCCGCGAAGACTAAACTAGCCGCGTCGGCCCATTGATTTGGAAGCGTTTTGCTGAGCCACGACTGCTGGTTGAAATCGGAGCGCTCACCAGAACCTCAACAGTCGCTTCCTGAGCAGAGAGCCTCGGGGATGCTTATTTAGGAGCAATCGGTATGGAAGGTCCCGCACGCGGATGTCTCGCCGGGTTGATCTCTTGGAAGCTCGGCGGCGGCATATTCTCCACGATCATCGTATTCATCATCGTGTTTTGGCTGCTCGGTCACTTGCATTGCTAGTCGCAATTGGTTCGACACCGCCGAAGGTGACGGAGCCACAATGGACCGACGACGGGTGACACAGAAGTCGATGCAAGGCTTCCTGAGTACACCCTTCAATCTGAATAGTCTCTTTGGGATTATTCTTACGTTACTAACTTACTAACAAGAGCAGGAGCTCGAACAAGGGGAAATTCATATGGAAGATTCGAAAGCTACACGAGAGCGCTCAAGGGTTGTGACTGGAATGTTCAAAGATCGAGAGAGCGCGGAACGCGCATATCAATCAGTCACTGACCGCGGTTACAAGACGGAAGACGTGAACTTGCTGATGTCCGACGACACTCGCAAGAAGCATTTCACAACCGAAGACGGACCGGACACGGACCTTGGCAACAAAGCCCTCAAGGGCGTGGGCACCGGCTCAGCAATTGGCGGAACAGTGGGCGCGATCCTGGCTTTGATCGGGGCTGCTGTGACGCTGGCCATTCCGGGACTCAACATCATTGCGGCGGGACCTATCGTAGCGGCGTTGACGGGAGCAGGCGCAGGAGGAATAGCCGGAGGCCTAATCGGCGGGCTCGTTGGATGGGGAATTCCTGAGGAACGCGCCAAAGCATACGAGTCGGGTCTTAAGGAAGGCGGCATCGTGATGGGAGTCAATCCGCGCAACGATGCGGACGCGGAGTACTTCGAACAGGAGTGGAAGAAAAACCGCGGTGAACAGATTTATCGCTAATCTTTCCCTGGCAAGTATGAGTACGGGAGGTGTCTTGGACACAGCAGGCCCTCTCGTACTCCTGTTTCCTCGCAAAGCGGCAACAGCCTGCGCGTCGACACTTTACCGAGGAAATGGGACAAAGAGGCGAAGGTGGAATG
Protein-coding sequences here:
- a CDS encoding hemerythrin domain-containing protein; this encodes MNAYDLLKEDHKKVAAIFEKLEPTTERALKTREELFNKLNSELEVHAAVEEQILYPVLKEAAETREITFEAFEEHRVVKELLKELSTTPKDTEEWTAKLTVLKENVEHHVEEEEEEMFKKARKVLTDKEADELGARMQAAKTKLAASAH